A section of the Pan paniscus chromosome 11, NHGRI_mPanPan1-v2.0_pri, whole genome shotgun sequence genome encodes:
- the PRRT1B gene encoding proline rich transmembrane protein 1B, which translates to MRPSCRGLGAWFVGTAGPATSHLARRPLAHDRCHFFLGSDTKGGGSPATPEDPRSPAKPAAHEDPQMPALPQLPRRPRTLDEDGAPSEDGVAGGSEPAPEDAPAQAAGEAGPVSKAAAGGAPHIGFVGEPPPYAPPDPKAAPLLYPPFPQVPVVLQPAPSALFPPPAQLYPAAPTPPALFSPPAGAAFPFPVYNGPMAGVPGPATVEHRPLPKDYMMESVLVTLFCCLLTGLIAIVYSHEARAALGRGDLAQAEEASRKARSLVLFSLLFGVFVSTSWVIYVVVALYLP; encoded by the exons ATGAGGCCCAGCTGCAGAGGGCTGGGAGCTTGGTTCGTGGGAACTGCGGGACCAGCGACGTCCCACCTAGCCCGGCGGCCTCTTGCTCACGACCGCTGCCATTTCTTTCTAGGGTCCGACACGAAAGGGGGCGGCAGCCCCGCCACCCCCGAGGACCCCCGGAGCCCCGCGAAGCCCGCCGCCCACGAGGATCCCCAGATGCCCGCGCTCCCGCAGCTCCCGCGCCGCCCGCGGACCCTGGACGAGGACGGGGCGCCCAGCGAGGACGGGGTCGCGGGGGGCAGCGAGCCCGCCCCGGAGGACGCCCCGGCCCAGGCGGCGGGCGAGGCCGGGCCAGTTTCCAAGGCGGCGGCCGGCGGCGCCCCCCACATCGGCTTCGTTGGGGAGCCCCCGCCCTACGCGCCGCCGGATCCCAAGGCCGCGCCGCTGCTGTACCCGCCCTTCCCGCAGGTGCCCGTGGTCCTGCAGCCCGCGCCGTCTGCGCTCTTCCCGCCGCCCGCCCAGCTCTACCCAGCCGCGCCCACGCCGCCCGCGCTCTTCTCGCCGCCCGCCGGGGCCGCCTTCCCCTTCCCCGTG TACAATGGCCCGATGGCTGGCGTGCCAGGCCCTGCCACGGTGGAGCACAGGCCCCTGCCAAAGGACTACATGATGGAGTCAGTGCTGGTGACCCTCTTCTGCTGTCTGCTCACCGGTCTCATCGCCATCGTCTACTCCCACGAG GCCCGTGCAGCCCTGGGCAGGGGCGACCTGGCCCAGGCTGAGGAGGCCTCGCGGAAGGCCCGCTCGCTGGTGCTCTTCAGCCTGCTCTTCGGAGTCTTCGTGTCTACCAGCTGGGTCATCTACGTGGTGGTGGCACTCTACCTTCCCTGA